A single Pangasianodon hypophthalmus isolate fPanHyp1 chromosome 27, fPanHyp1.pri, whole genome shotgun sequence DNA region contains:
- the LOC113531053 gene encoding transmembrane protein 250, with product MPVIPIPRRARSFHGPHSTCMHSACVPARASQLLRTNYSNFDLYLKSRWTYGFVRFLLYFGCSLFTSLLWVALATLLCLEYVCVRVVLRLQYKLSVILLLLGHRRLDFGVLNEIFIYSMHITMFLVGGLGWCFMVFVDM from the coding sequence ATGCCCGTGATCCCCATCCCGAGGCGGGCGCGCTCCTTCCACGGCCCCCACAGCACGTGCATGCACTCGGCCTGCGTCCCGGCGCGCGCCTCCCAGCTCCTGCGCACCAACTACAGCAACTTCGACCTGTACCTGAAGTCGCGCTGGACCTACGGCTTCGTGCGCTTTCTCCTCTACTTCGGCTGCAGCCTGTTCACGTCGCTCCTGTGGGTGGCGCTCGCGACGCTGCTGTGCCTCGAGTATGTGTGCGTCCGCGTCGTCCTGCGCCTGCAGTACAAACTCTCGGTCATCCTGCTGCTCCTGGGACATCGCAGGCTGGACTTCGGCGTCCTGAACGAGATCTTCATATACAGCATGCACATCACCATGTTCCTGGTGGGAGGACTCGGCTGGTGCTTCATGGTCTTCGTGGATATGTag